From a single Leucoraja erinacea ecotype New England chromosome 38, Leri_hhj_1, whole genome shotgun sequence genomic region:
- the LOC129714292 gene encoding thioredoxin-like: MVVKHVVDAKQLQHLFSQTENLVAVMYSAEWCNNCRMIRPHFYNLAEQMPNVTFVEVDVDDAEPLARSAGITCMPTFHFFKRSTKMGEFSGTKRDKLEHLIDELQ; this comes from the coding sequence ATGGTGGTGAAACATGTAGTGGACGCCAAGCAGCTCCAGCACCTGTTCAGCCAGACCGAGAACCTGGTGGCGGTCATGTACTCTGCCGAGTGGTGCAACAACTGCCGCATGATCCGCCCGCACTTCTACAACCTGGCCGAGCAGATGCCCAACGTGACCTTCGTGGAGGTGGACGTGGACGACGCCGAGCCGCTGGCCCGCTCGGCCGGCATCACCTGCATGCCCACCTTCCACTTCTTCAAGCGCTCCACCAAGATGGGCGAGTTCTCGGGGACCAAGAGGGACAAGCTGGAACATCTGATCGATGAGCTGCAGTGA
- the LOC129714151 gene encoding thioredoxin-like — MVLRPIRTRRQLATLLEEEEESLVVVFFGAKWCNNCASIKPYFKMKSDQNRDVIFAEVDVDESEDLARAVGITCMPTFHFYRCQEKAGEFSGTKREKLDRLIAQLK, encoded by the coding sequence ATGGTGTTGAGACCCATCAGGACCAGGCGGCAGCTCGCCACGCtgctggaggaggaagaggagtccCTGGTGGTGGTCTTCTTCGGGGCCAAATGGTGCAACAACTGCGCTAGCATCAAACCCTACTTCAAGATGAAATCCGACCAGAACCGCGACGTCATCTTCGCCGAGGTGGACGTGGATGAGTCGGAGGATTTGGCCAGGGCTGTGGGCATCACCTGCATGCCCACCTTCCACTTCTATAGATGCCAGGAGAAGGCTGGAGAGTTCTCTGGGACCAAGAGGGAGAAATTGGACCGCCTGATAGCGCAGTTGAAATAA
- the LOC129714248 gene encoding thioredoxin-like produces the protein MAGAGSTLGKPKKGQGKSAEKIATQKGPAGTAGTASSTVAAAASRSPDAGTSRGKAGKAPPPPKAESLPATKSDEAAKAPKAAEKTAPEPVAKAGEGVPLRKISSKTQLDKFIKDAGEKLVVIFFSGTWCETCQSLKPYMREMAQVNTNVVFFCEVNVDDSEDTAEACDIVHIPTFQFYKQGKKIAEVQDDNKASVEDKIKELK, from the coding sequence ATGGCGGGGGCGGGCAGCACGCTGGGCAAGCCCAAGAAGGGGCAGGGCAAGAGTGCGGAGAAGATCGCCACACAGAAGGGGCCGGCGGGCACGGCGGGAACGGCGTCGTCGACAGTGGCGGCAGCCGCGTCCCGCTCTCCCGACGCCGGCACTTCCCGCGGCAAAGCGGGCAAAGCTCCTCCTCCGCCCAAGGCCGAGTCGCTGCCGGCCACCAAGAGCGACGAGGCGGCCAAGGCCCCGAAGGCGGCGGAGAAGACGGCGCCAGAGCCGGTGGCCAAGGCAGGGGAGGGGGTGCCGCTGAGGAAGATCAGCAGCAAGACTCAGCTGGACAAGTTCATCAAGGACGCGGGCGAGAAGCTGGTGGTCATCTTCTTCTCGGGCACCTGGTGCGAGACGTGTCAGAGCCTCAAGCCATACATGAGGGAGATGGCCCAGGTGAACACCAACGTCGTCTTCTTCTGTGAGGTGAACGTGGACGATTCGGAGGACACGGCAGAGGCTTGCGACATCGTGCACATCCCCACCTTCCAGTTCTACAAACAGGGGAAGAAAATAGCCGAGGTGCAGGATGACAACAAGGCATCGGTAGAGGACAAAATCAAGGAATTGAAGTAG